AATTTATGAAAAATTATATGGAACAAAGCGAAATGATGCAGGAAGATCTATTTGTATCGATAATGAAGATAATATTTATATAGTAGGAGATACTGATGGAGGATGGTTTATAGAAAATGAAACTGAAAGGACAAATAGTTTTATAGTAAAATTAACCTCAGAAGGAAATATATTGTGGGGTAAAGAATTTGGGAGTAATGAACAAGATTATGCGATTGATGTTTATGTAGACAAAAATGGTGATATTTATGTTGTTGGAGTAATGAATATAAAAGAAACATTTGATACTGCAGATGCTTTTATTTGTAAGTATGATAAAAATGGTAATCAAATATGGATGAAGGAAATTAAGGTAGATGGAAAAGAAGATGTTATAAGTGGCATTAAGGTTAAAGAAGGAAATGTATATATTGTAGGATATAGTGAAGGAAATTTATTTAGTGAAAATAAAGGTAAAAGTGATATTTTTATTGCAAAATATAATACTAATGGTGAATTCATTTGGGGTGAAATGATAGGAATTGAACAAGGTGATTCTGGTAACGATATCGTAATAGATGCACAAGGAAACATTTACCTTGTGGGTGATACAGAGGGGAATTTATTTGGAGCAAATATTGGTGGTTGGGATGTCTTTATCATTAAATTTAGAGATAAATCATAAAATTTTTGTCTGATCAGCGTTGATGGTAAAGTATGATCAAAAATTGCTGTGTTGAACAATTGGGGTCCAAGGAGCTATAAT
The sequence above is a segment of the Candidatus Culexarchaeum yellowstonense genome. Coding sequences within it:
- a CDS encoding SBBP repeat-containing protein; translation: MVKTIWNSGQDWAEGVAIDNKNRMVYIVGFLQIGEFGDLEAEVFEEETYEEIFLIKYDFEGNKIYEKLYGTKRNDAGRSICIDNEDNIYIVGDTDGGWFIENETERTNSFIVKLTSEGNILWGKEFGSNEQDYAIDVYVDKNGDIYVVGVMNIKETFDTADAFICKYDKNGNQIWMKEIKVDGKEDVISGIKVKEGNVYIVGYSEGNLFSENKGKSDIFIAKYNTNGEFIWGEMIGIEQGDSGNDIVIDAQGNIYLVGDTEGNLFGANIGGWDVFIIKFRDKS